The Bradyrhizobium sp. WBAH42 genome includes a window with the following:
- the nifV gene encoding homocitrate synthase: MRAKPTVLNDTTLRDGEQAPGVAFTTEEKLAIAQALTRAGITEIEAGTPAMGNEEIAAIRATVEADLPVTTIGWCRMRESDVDAAIEAKVSMINMSIPTSDVQIAAKLGGHRDLALERVKRLVGYARERGLEVAVGGEDSSRAEIDFLIRLMATAKAAGAHRFRIADTLSVLDPDATYALVGNLRATTDLELEFHDHDDLGLATANTLSAIRAGASHASVTVIGLGERAGNAPLEEIAVALKQLYGRETGIILPELENVATVVASAAARAIPMNKATVGQHVFTHESGIHVAGRLKDQRTYQSLDPVLLGRCNRFVFGKHSGLAAITALLNELQLVASDDQARQILSQVRKYAIEHKLPVERETVAAIWRDVCGCWQPTPREEPCPATFASTLQTDAPQGQCPMSLMTRSEASFGTSDPLARSHLQILLPVPPCMP, encoded by the coding sequence GTGCGCGCCAAGCCGACCGTGCTCAACGACACGACATTGCGCGACGGCGAGCAGGCACCTGGCGTTGCGTTCACCACAGAGGAAAAGCTGGCTATCGCGCAGGCGCTGACGCGGGCCGGAATCACGGAGATCGAGGCGGGAACCCCGGCTATGGGCAACGAGGAGATCGCCGCCATCCGCGCCACTGTCGAAGCAGATCTTCCGGTGACCACCATAGGCTGGTGCCGGATGCGGGAATCTGATGTCGACGCGGCGATCGAAGCAAAGGTGTCCATGATCAATATGTCGATCCCGACCTCCGATGTCCAGATTGCGGCCAAGCTAGGTGGTCATCGCGACCTGGCGCTAGAACGGGTGAAGCGATTGGTAGGCTATGCCCGTGAGCGCGGACTTGAGGTCGCCGTCGGTGGTGAGGACTCCTCCCGCGCCGAGATCGATTTTCTCATCAGACTGATGGCGACTGCAAAAGCCGCGGGCGCGCACCGCTTTCGTATTGCAGATACGCTCAGTGTGCTCGATCCCGACGCAACCTACGCGCTGGTCGGAAATTTGCGTGCGACTACCGATCTCGAACTTGAATTTCACGATCACGATGATCTAGGACTCGCAACCGCGAACACGCTCTCCGCTATCAGGGCTGGCGCGAGCCACGCCTCAGTGACCGTCATCGGGCTGGGCGAGCGGGCCGGAAATGCACCGCTCGAGGAAATTGCGGTCGCACTCAAGCAGCTCTACGGGCGCGAGACCGGCATCATTCTCCCGGAGCTCGAGAACGTCGCCACGGTGGTAGCATCCGCGGCCGCACGTGCGATTCCTATGAACAAGGCGACCGTCGGACAACATGTATTTACGCACGAATCCGGCATTCATGTCGCTGGCCGTTTGAAGGATCAACGCACTTATCAATCGCTTGATCCCGTTTTGCTTGGCAGGTGCAACCGCTTTGTGTTCGGCAAGCATTCCGGACTTGCGGCGATCACCGCGTTACTCAATGAATTGCAGCTCGTCGCCAGCGACGATCAAGCCAGGCAGATCCTGTCGCAAGTCCGCAAATATGCCATCGAGCACAAGCTGCCGGTCGAGCGCGAAACCGTGGCGGCGATCTGGCGCGACGTGTGCGGGTGCTGGCAACCCACCCCGCGTGAAGAGCCGTGTCCAGCAACGTTTGCGTCGACCCTTCAAACCGACGCGCCGCAAGGACAGTGTCCGATGTCGCTGATGACGCGATCGGAGGCCAGCTTTGGCACGTCAGATCCCCTGGCACGATCTCACCTCCAGATCTTACTTCCCGTTCCGCCATGCATGCCGTGA
- a CDS encoding nitrogen fixation protein NifQ: MPVSSTPIPGGRHSDERTLIKTRLRRANLTILETRKIMSDAHLLPSLAACAVDINSQMHRGIATYRMLTGVHPADADITIDSKFDRHVVASILAAATMDDGSLPEKAGLSGLELVALLEQYFPTLEIKLAKQLSAFNCEEDDEIAMLRDLLLKQRSTEGDIGRWLASMIARRAIEPDHLWEALGLRDRGELSRLLSRHFAPLAARNFNNMRWKRFFYRMICENEGLVMCTTPVCNQCNDFNICFGEESGESRMAVRRRDFLL, translated from the coding sequence ATGCCGGTCTCCTCGACGCCCATCCCGGGAGGCCGGCATTCTGACGAGCGAACCCTGATCAAAACCAGGTTGCGGCGCGCAAACCTGACCATTTTGGAGACCCGCAAAATTATGTCTGACGCGCACTTGCTTCCGTCGCTGGCTGCTTGTGCCGTTGATATCAACAGCCAGATGCATAGGGGAATTGCAACCTACCGCATGCTCACCGGTGTGCATCCTGCAGATGCCGATATTACCATTGACAGCAAATTCGATCGCCATGTCGTGGCGTCTATCCTGGCGGCTGCCACAATGGATGATGGCTCCCTTCCCGAGAAGGCTGGCCTGTCCGGCCTTGAACTGGTGGCCTTGCTGGAGCAGTACTTTCCCACGCTTGAGATCAAGCTCGCGAAGCAGCTTTCGGCTTTCAACTGCGAAGAGGACGACGAGATCGCAATGCTGCGCGATCTCTTGCTCAAGCAACGATCGACGGAAGGGGATATCGGCCGCTGGCTGGCTTCGATGATCGCGCGCCGCGCGATAGAGCCGGACCATCTGTGGGAAGCTCTCGGCTTGCGCGATCGTGGCGAACTCTCTCGGCTGCTGAGCCGTCATTTCGCGCCGCTCGCCGCGCGCAATTTCAACAATATGCGCTGGAAGCGCTTCTTCTACCGCATGATTTGTGAGAATGAAGGTCTCGTGATGTGCACAACACCCGTGTGCAATCAATGTAACGACTTCAACATCTGCTTCGGTGAAGAAAGCGGTGAGAGCCGGATGGCCGTGCGCCGGCGCGATTTTCTGTTGTAG
- the nifW gene encoding nitrogenase stabilizing/protective protein NifW, which yields MISSSMPAGILDRLSKASSAEEIFSLLGVDYDPKIVNVARLHILKRMGQYFAEEQFTGAEEPEIRARCKAILEQAYADFVTSSPIDQRVFKVLKDAVADPKKAAAFVPLSELE from the coding sequence ATGATCAGCTCATCCATGCCAGCCGGTATCCTGGATCGGCTCAGCAAGGCCTCGTCGGCAGAGGAGATTTTCTCGCTGCTCGGCGTCGATTACGACCCCAAAATCGTGAATGTCGCCCGCCTTCACATCTTAAAACGCATGGGACAATATTTTGCTGAAGAGCAATTTACTGGCGCCGAAGAGCCGGAAATCAGAGCTAGGTGCAAGGCGATACTGGAGCAAGCCTATGCAGATTTCGTGACATCGTCACCGATCGATCAGCGAGTGTTCAAGGTTTTGAAGGATGCCGTCGCAGACCCTAAGAAGGCCGCGGCCTTTGTCCCGTTGAGCGAGTTGGAGTGA
- the nifH gene encoding nitrogenase iron protein → MSSLRQIAFYGKGGIGKSTTSQNTLAALAEMGQKILIVGCDPKADSTRLILHAKAQDTILSLAASAGSVEDLELEDVMKVGYKDIRCVESGGPEPGVGCAGRGVITSINFLEENGAYENIDYVSYDVLGDVVCGGFAMPIRENKAQEIYIVMSGEMMAMYAANNISKGILKYANSGGVRLGGLICNERQTDKELELAEALAKKLGTQLIYFVPRDNVVQHAELRRMTVLEYAPDSKQADHYRNLATKVHNNGGKGIIPTPISMDELEDMLMEHGIMKPVDESIIGKTAAELAAS, encoded by the coding sequence ATGTCTTCACTGAGACAAATCGCGTTCTACGGCAAAGGCGGAATCGGCAAGTCCACCACTTCGCAGAACACGCTGGCGGCGTTAGCCGAGATGGGTCAGAAAATCCTGATTGTAGGATGCGATCCGAAGGCGGACTCGACCCGCCTGATTCTGCACGCCAAGGCGCAGGACACGATTTTGAGCCTTGCCGCGAGCGCCGGCAGCGTGGAGGACCTAGAACTGGAAGACGTCATGAAGGTCGGCTACAAGGACATTCGTTGCGTGGAGTCCGGTGGTCCTGAGCCAGGTGTCGGCTGTGCCGGCCGCGGTGTCATCACCTCGATCAATTTTCTGGAAGAGAACGGCGCTTACGAGAACATCGACTATGTCTCGTACGACGTGCTTGGCGACGTTGTTTGCGGCGGCTTTGCGATGCCAATCCGCGAGAATAAGGCGCAGGAAATCTACATCGTGATGTCCGGTGAAATGATGGCGATGTATGCCGCGAACAACATCTCCAAGGGCATCCTAAAATACGCGAACTCTGGCGGCGTGCGGCTGGGCGGTCTGATCTGCAACGAGCGGCAGACTGACAAGGAGCTGGAGCTAGCGGAAGCGTTAGCCAAGAAGCTAGGCACTCAGCTGATCTACTTCGTGCCGCGCGACAACGTGGTGCAGCATGCAGAATTGCGCAGGATGACGGTTCTCGAATATGCACCCGATTCCAAGCAGGCTGATCACTATCGCAATCTTGCAACCAAGGTTCACAATAATGGCGGCAAGGGCATCATCCCCACCCCGATCTCCATGGACGAGCTCGAGGACATGCTGATGGAGCACGGCATTATGAAGCCGGTGGACGAATCCATCATCGGCAAGACCGCCGCCGAACTCGCGGCCTCGTAA
- a CDS encoding ferredoxin, whose product MNSEEEMELPQLYRHHVFACNTQRPSGHPHGSCGASGAQTLWDRMGKAIEAQGLNDIGFTMAGCLGFCSSGPLLVVYPGGIWYRVTTPEDVDEIVKSHLKQGKRVDRLVMVLKRS is encoded by the coding sequence ATGAACTCAGAAGAAGAAATGGAGCTTCCGCAGCTGTATCGGCATCATGTCTTTGCCTGCAACACGCAGCGTCCATCAGGACATCCGCATGGCAGTTGCGGCGCCTCAGGCGCGCAAACCCTGTGGGATCGAATGGGCAAGGCGATCGAAGCGCAAGGCCTCAACGATATCGGTTTCACGATGGCGGGCTGCCTTGGGTTTTGTAGCTCTGGTCCCTTGCTGGTAGTCTATCCCGGCGGAATCTGGTACCGCGTGACCACGCCTGAGGACGTTGACGAGATCGTCAAATCCCATCTCAAGCAGGGCAAACGGGTCGACCGCCTTGTGATGGTGCTCAAGCGAAGTTAG
- a CDS encoding ArsC/Spx/MgsR family protein — protein MIVGCCGCDGFCAACRKTNKQPQTSTTKAGITGSIPISPIVERSLLFLSQPERFRENEYAGWLETWRTSGECCKCGMALGAQIAGLTEELQMGSRVAAAACHLVSSAPLHRSAMATIIVYQKPGCANSARQIQALKTAGHDVVVKDILKQPWHADELRGFFRNMPVNSWFNRAAPRIKSGEVNPDALDAASALALMVGDPLLIRRPLIDIDGARSAGRDREPALSLIGGKTQDDLEVCLHEGHCTPCRQA, from the coding sequence GTGATCGTTGGCTGTTGCGGATGTGACGGGTTCTGCGCGGCCTGTCGGAAAACAAACAAACAACCACAAACATCAACGACAAAAGCCGGCATCACGGGATCTATTCCGATCTCTCCAATTGTGGAACGGAGCTTGCTGTTCCTCTCGCAACCCGAGCGATTTCGGGAGAATGAATATGCCGGATGGCTCGAAACCTGGCGAACCAGCGGCGAGTGTTGCAAATGCGGAATGGCGCTTGGTGCGCAGATAGCGGGGTTGACCGAAGAACTTCAAATGGGCTCGCGGGTAGCCGCAGCGGCCTGCCACTTGGTCAGCTCAGCACCCCTACATAGGTCGGCCATGGCGACAATCATCGTCTATCAGAAACCCGGCTGCGCAAATAGCGCGCGCCAGATTCAAGCGCTCAAGACCGCCGGCCATGACGTGGTCGTGAAAGACATCTTGAAGCAGCCATGGCATGCGGACGAACTGCGCGGCTTCTTTCGCAATATGCCCGTTAACTCCTGGTTCAACCGAGCCGCGCCCCGTATCAAGTCAGGCGAAGTCAATCCCGATGCTCTCGACGCGGCAAGCGCACTCGCATTGATGGTAGGGGATCCGCTCCTGATACGACGACCGCTGATCGACATAGACGGGGCACGAAGTGCCGGACGCGATCGTGAGCCAGCGCTGTCGCTGATTGGCGGCAAGACGCAAGATGATCTCGAGGTATGCTTGCACGAAGGACACTGCACGCCCTGCCGGCAGGCGTGA